The following proteins are co-located in the Streptomyces sp. DT2A-34 genome:
- the secF gene encoding protein translocase subunit SecF — translation MSKLGNLGARLHRGEVGYDFVGNRKIWYGVSILITITAIVGLAVRGLNMGIEFEGGAVFTTPEKTAVSVAQAEKYAEEASGHDAIVQKLGNGSLRIQVAGIDTGAADKVSAELAKDLGVNENDVTGELVGPSWGEQIAAKAWQGLGIFLVLVVIYLAIAFEWRMALAAFVALIHDITITVGIYALVGFEVTPGTVIGLLTILGYSLYDTVVVFDSLKEQTKDVTKQTRWTYSDIANRSINSTLVRSVNTTVVALLPVAGLLFIGGGFLGAGMLNDISLSLFVGLAAGAYSSIFIATPLVADLKELEPQMKALKKRVLAKRAQAGAQGEPADALADDEQFDDEPEDAAPAVVGPRDQPASRNRGRGRPSGKRR, via the coding sequence ATGTCGAAGCTCGGCAACCTCGGCGCCCGACTGCACCGTGGCGAGGTCGGCTATGACTTCGTCGGCAACCGCAAGATCTGGTACGGCGTCTCGATCCTGATCACCATCACGGCCATCGTCGGCCTGGCGGTGCGCGGCCTCAACATGGGCATCGAGTTCGAGGGCGGAGCGGTCTTCACCACCCCGGAGAAGACGGCCGTCTCGGTGGCCCAGGCCGAGAAGTACGCGGAGGAGGCGTCCGGCCACGACGCCATCGTCCAGAAGCTCGGCAACGGCAGCCTGCGCATCCAGGTCGCGGGCATCGACACCGGCGCGGCCGACAAGGTCTCGGCGGAGCTGGCCAAGGACCTGGGCGTCAACGAGAACGACGTCACCGGCGAGCTGGTCGGCCCCAGCTGGGGTGAGCAGATCGCCGCCAAGGCCTGGCAGGGCCTCGGCATCTTCCTGGTACTCGTGGTGATCTATCTGGCGATCGCGTTCGAGTGGCGCATGGCGCTCGCCGCGTTCGTCGCACTGATCCACGACATCACCATCACGGTCGGTATCTACGCCCTCGTCGGCTTCGAGGTCACACCGGGCACGGTGATCGGTCTGCTGACGATCCTCGGTTACTCGCTCTACGACACGGTCGTCGTCTTCGACAGCCTCAAGGAGCAGACGAAGGACGTCACCAAGCAGACCCGCTGGACGTACAGCGACATCGCCAACCGCTCGATCAACAGCACCCTGGTCCGCTCCGTCAACACCACGGTGGTCGCGCTGCTGCCGGTGGCGGGCCTGCTGTTCATCGGTGGCGGCTTCCTCGGTGCCGGCATGCTCAACGACATCTCGCTGTCGCTGTTCGTCGGCCTCGCGGCCGGTGCGTACTCCTCGATCTTCATCGCCACGCCGCTCGTCGCCGACCTCAAGGAGCTCGAGCCGCAGATGAAGGCCCTGAAGAAGCGCGTGCTCGCCAAGCGGGCCCAGGCCGGAGCGCAGGGCGAGCCCGCGGACGCCCTGGCCGACGACGAGCAGTTCGACGACGAGCCGGAGGACGCCGCCCCCGCGGTCGTCGGCCCCCGCGACCAGCCCGCGTCCCGCAACCGGGGCCGCGGCCGACCCTCGGGGAAGCGCCGATGA
- a CDS encoding adenine phosphoribosyltransferase, giving the protein MTGIEELLLSRIRDVADYPEPGVMFKDITPLLADPAAFTALTDALAEIAANTGATKIVGLEARGFILGAPVAVRAGIGFIPVRKAGKLPGATLSQAYDLEYGSAEIEVHAEDLSAGDRVLVVDDVLATGGTVEASLQLIRRAGAEVAGVAILMELGFLGGRQRLEPALSGAPLETLIIV; this is encoded by the coding sequence ATGACCGGCATCGAGGAGCTGCTGCTCAGCCGTATCCGTGACGTCGCGGATTACCCGGAGCCGGGCGTGATGTTCAAGGACATCACCCCGCTCCTGGCGGACCCGGCAGCCTTCACGGCGCTCACCGACGCGCTGGCCGAGATCGCCGCGAACACCGGCGCCACGAAGATCGTCGGCCTTGAGGCCCGAGGCTTCATACTCGGCGCCCCTGTCGCCGTCCGCGCGGGCATCGGCTTCATCCCGGTCCGCAAGGCGGGCAAGCTCCCCGGGGCGACGCTCAGCCAGGCGTACGACCTGGAGTACGGCTCCGCCGAGATCGAGGTGCACGCCGAGGACCTGAGCGCGGGCGACCGCGTCCTGGTCGTCGACGACGTGCTCGCCACCGGCGGCACGGTTGAGGCCTCTCTCCAGCTCATCCGTCGTGCCGGAGCGGAGGTCGCCGGTGTCGCGATTCTCATGGAGCTCGGGTTTCTCGGCGGTCGGCAGCGGCTTGAGCCTGCGTTGTCAGGTGCACCTTTGGAGACGTTGATCATCGTCTGA
- the relA gene encoding GTP pyrophosphokinase: MPDEAQHLTAAKPESASAPAAKPAPNAPHAKNDTRGPVEHAQSAPVDKSADQSRPKPAPPEHPAPAVRPNTGQPARSGSSNRVRARLARLGVQRSNPYNPVLEPLLRIVRSNDPKIETATLRKIETAYQVAERWHRGQKRKSGDPYITHPLAVTTILAELGMDPATLMAGLLHDTVEDTEYGLDQLRRDFGDSVALLVDGVTKLDKVKFGEAAQAETVRKMVVAMAKDPRVLVIKLADRLHNMRTMRYLKREKQEKKARETLEIYAPLAHRLGMNTIKWELEDLAFAILYPKMYDEIVRLVAERAPKRDEYLAIVTDEVQQDLRAARIKATVTGRPKHYYSVYQKMIVRGRDFAEIYDLVGIRVLVDTVRDCYAALGTVHARWNPVPGRFKDYIAMPKFNMYQSLHTTVIGPNGKPVELQIRTFDMHRRAEYGIAAHWKYKQEAVAGASKVRTDVPKAGKGKDDHLNDMAWLRQLLDWQKETEDPGEFLESLRFDLSRNEVFVFTPKGDVIALPAGATPVDFAYAVHTEVGHRTIGARVNGRLVPLESTLDNGDLVEVFTSKAAGAGPSRDWLGFVKSPRARNKIRAWFSKERRDEAIEQGKDAIVRAMRKQNLPIQRILTGDSLVTLAHEMRYPDISALYAAIGEGHVSAQNVVQKLVQALGGEEAATEEIDESVPPTRGRSRKRRSSADPGVIVKGVEDVWVKLARCCTPVPGDPIIGFVTRGSGVSVHRSDCVNVESLSREPERILEVEWAPTQSSVFLVAIQVEALDRSRLLSDVTRVLSDQHVNILSAAVQTSRDRVATSRFTFEMGDPKHLGHVLKAVRGVEGVYDVYRVTSARSRS, from the coding sequence TTGCCAGACGAGGCCCAGCACCTGACCGCCGCCAAGCCCGAGTCCGCCTCGGCACCCGCGGCGAAGCCCGCGCCGAACGCGCCGCACGCGAAGAACGACACCCGCGGGCCGGTCGAGCATGCCCAGTCCGCGCCCGTCGACAAGTCGGCCGACCAGTCGCGACCCAAGCCCGCCCCACCCGAGCACCCCGCACCGGCTGTCCGGCCGAACACCGGCCAGCCCGCCCGCTCCGGCTCCTCCAATCGCGTCCGCGCCCGCCTCGCCCGTCTCGGCGTCCAGCGCTCCAACCCGTACAACCCGGTCCTGGAGCCGTTGCTGCGGATAGTGCGCAGCAACGACCCGAAGATCGAGACGGCCACCCTCCGCAAGATCGAGACCGCCTACCAGGTCGCCGAGCGCTGGCACCGCGGCCAGAAGCGCAAGAGCGGCGACCCGTATATCACGCATCCCCTCGCGGTCACCACCATCCTGGCCGAGCTGGGCATGGATCCGGCCACCCTGATGGCGGGCCTGCTCCATGACACCGTCGAGGACACCGAGTACGGCCTCGACCAGCTGCGCCGCGACTTCGGCGACTCGGTCGCCCTGCTCGTCGACGGCGTCACCAAGCTGGACAAGGTCAAGTTCGGCGAGGCCGCGCAGGCCGAGACCGTGCGCAAGATGGTCGTCGCCATGGCCAAGGACCCCCGCGTCCTGGTCATCAAGCTCGCCGACCGCCTGCACAACATGCGCACCATGCGCTACCTCAAGCGCGAGAAGCAGGAGAAGAAGGCGCGCGAGACCCTCGAGATCTACGCGCCGCTCGCCCACCGCCTCGGCATGAACACCATCAAGTGGGAACTGGAGGACCTCGCCTTCGCGATCCTCTACCCCAAGATGTACGACGAGATCGTACGGCTGGTGGCCGAGCGGGCACCGAAGCGTGACGAGTACCTGGCCATAGTGACCGACGAGGTCCAGCAGGACCTGCGGGCCGCCCGTATCAAGGCGACCGTCACCGGCCGCCCGAAGCACTACTACAGCGTCTACCAGAAGATGATCGTCCGCGGTCGCGACTTCGCGGAGATCTACGACCTGGTGGGCATCCGCGTCCTCGTCGACACGGTCCGCGACTGCTACGCCGCCCTCGGCACCGTGCACGCGCGATGGAACCCGGTCCCCGGCCGGTTCAAGGACTACATCGCGATGCCCAAGTTCAACATGTACCAGTCGCTCCACACGACGGTCATCGGCCCCAACGGCAAGCCCGTCGAGCTGCAGATCCGCACCTTCGACATGCACCGCCGCGCCGAGTACGGCATCGCCGCGCACTGGAAGTACAAGCAGGAGGCCGTCGCCGGCGCCTCCAAGGTGCGCACCGACGTGCCCAAGGCCGGCAAGGGCAAGGACGACCACCTCAACGACATGGCGTGGCTGCGCCAACTCCTCGACTGGCAGAAGGAGACCGAGGACCCGGGCGAGTTCCTGGAGTCCCTGCGCTTCGACCTGTCCCGCAACGAGGTCTTCGTCTTCACCCCCAAGGGCGACGTCATAGCGCTCCCGGCCGGGGCCACCCCCGTCGACTTCGCGTATGCCGTCCACACCGAGGTCGGCCACCGCACCATAGGAGCGCGGGTCAACGGCAGGCTCGTACCCCTCGAATCCACCCTGGACAACGGCGACTTGGTGGAGGTATTCACCTCCAAGGCGGCCGGCGCGGGCCCCTCCCGCGACTGGCTCGGCTTCGTCAAGTCGCCGCGCGCCCGCAACAAGATCCGCGCCTGGTTCTCCAAGGAGCGCCGCGACGAGGCGATCGAGCAGGGCAAGGACGCCATCGTCCGCGCGATGCGCAAACAGAACCTGCCGATCCAGCGCATCCTGACCGGCGACTCACTGGTCACGCTCGCCCACGAGATGCGCTACCCGGACATCTCCGCGCTGTACGCGGCGATCGGCGAAGGCCATGTCTCCGCCCAGAACGTCGTACAGAAGCTCGTCCAGGCGCTCGGCGGCGAGGAGGCCGCCACCGAGGAGATCGATGAGTCGGTTCCGCCGACCCGCGGTCGCAGCCGCAAACGCCGCTCCAGCGCCGACCCCGGCGTCATCGTCAAGGGCGTCGAGGACGTGTGGGTCAAGCTGGCCCGCTGTTGTACGCCCGTACCCGGCGACCCGATCATCGGCTTCGTCACGCGCGGTAGCGGAGTATCGGTTCACCGCAGCGACTGTGTGAACGTGGAGTCACTGTCCCGCGAGCCCGAGCGCATCCTCGAAGTCGAGTGGGCGCCCACCCAGTCCTCGGTCTTCCTGGTCGCCATCCAGGTCGAGGCCCTGGACCGCTCCCGCCTCCTCTCCGACGTCACCCGCGTACTGTCCGACCAGCACGTCAACATCCTCTCCGCGGCCGTCCAGACCTCCCGCGACCGCGTCGCCACCTCCCGCTTCACCTTCGAGATGGGCGACCCGAAGCACCTCGGGCACGTCCTCAAGGCGGTCAGGGGCGTCGAGGGCGTGTACGACGTGTACCGCGTGACGTCGGCGCGCAGCCGGTCGTAG
- a CDS encoding peptidylprolyl isomerase, whose translation MVSQEQRRRQLAREKFLRQQQRRTSARRKARMRNSVIASALGVVIIGSLALYTTGVLKEDDSKENASSEVTPSSPPKAEDPCEKPAEGKVKTATWKKEPELTVDKSAKYTMKLATTCGDIDIALKASAAPHTVNSFDFLAGKGYFDHSKCHRLTTSNIYVLQCGDPTGTGTGGPGYTIPDENLKDKSLKDNIYPAGTVAMANTGQKNSGGSQFFLVYQDSQLPPSYTPFGTVSESGMKVLKKIADAGESTGQGDGAPVATVVINKATVTKS comes from the coding sequence GTGGTCAGCCAGGAACAGCGGCGGCGTCAGCTCGCCCGGGAGAAGTTCTTGCGGCAGCAGCAGCGGCGCACATCCGCCCGACGCAAGGCGCGCATGCGCAACTCGGTGATCGCGTCGGCGCTCGGGGTGGTCATCATCGGCAGCCTCGCGCTGTACACGACCGGGGTCCTCAAGGAGGACGACAGCAAGGAGAACGCGAGCTCGGAGGTCACGCCGAGCTCGCCCCCCAAGGCCGAGGACCCGTGCGAGAAGCCCGCCGAGGGCAAGGTCAAGACGGCGACCTGGAAGAAGGAACCGGAGCTGACCGTCGACAAGTCGGCGAAGTACACGATGAAGCTCGCGACGACCTGCGGTGACATAGACATCGCGCTGAAGGCCTCGGCCGCGCCGCACACCGTGAACTCGTTCGACTTCCTCGCCGGCAAGGGCTACTTCGACCACTCCAAGTGCCACCGGCTCACCACCAGCAACATCTATGTGCTGCAGTGCGGCGACCCGACGGGCACCGGCACGGGCGGTCCCGGGTACACGATCCCGGACGAGAACCTGAAGGACAAAAGCCTCAAGGACAACATCTACCCGGCGGGCACCGTCGCGATGGCGAACACCGGGCAGAAGAACTCCGGCGGCAGCCAGTTCTTCCTCGTCTACCAGGACAGTCAGCTCCCGCCCAGCTACACACCGTTCGGTACCGTTTCCGAATCCGGCATGAAGGTACTGAAGAAGATTGCCGACGCCGGAGAGAGCACTGGCCAGGGCGACGGGGCGCCTGTCGCGACGGTCGTCATCAACAAGGCGACGGTCACCAAATCCTGA
- a CDS encoding MBL fold metallo-hydrolase, giving the protein MLIAGFPAGAWGTNCYLVAPAAGEECVIIDPGHEAAPGVEEALKKHRLKPVAVVLTHGHLDHVASVVPVCGAHDVPAWIHPEDRYMMSDPEKALGRSIGMQLMGELTIGEPDDVKELTDGAKLELAGLELTVAHAPGHTKGSVTFGLPEAADIPPILFSGDLLFAGSIGRTDLPGGDMAEILDSLARVCLPLDDSTVVLSGHGPQTTIGQERATNPYLRQVAAGQGAAEAPRRGM; this is encoded by the coding sequence GTGCTCATTGCCGGGTTCCCCGCCGGGGCCTGGGGGACGAACTGTTATCTCGTCGCCCCCGCCGCCGGCGAGGAGTGCGTGATCATCGACCCGGGCCACGAAGCGGCCCCCGGAGTCGAGGAAGCGCTGAAGAAGCATCGGCTCAAGCCCGTCGCCGTCGTCCTCACCCACGGCCATCTCGACCACGTGGCCTCGGTCGTCCCGGTGTGCGGCGCACACGACGTACCGGCCTGGATCCACCCCGAGGACCGGTACATGATGAGCGACCCCGAGAAGGCGCTCGGCCGCTCCATCGGCATGCAGCTGATGGGCGAGCTGACCATCGGGGAGCCGGACGACGTCAAGGAGTTGACCGACGGCGCGAAGCTGGAGCTGGCCGGTCTGGAGCTGACCGTCGCGCACGCGCCGGGCCATACCAAGGGGTCGGTGACCTTCGGCCTGCCCGAGGCGGCGGACATCCCGCCGATCCTCTTCTCGGGCGACCTGTTGTTCGCCGGCTCCATCGGACGCACCGACCTGCCCGGCGGTGACATGGCCGAGATCCTCGACTCGCTGGCACGCGTGTGCCTGCCGCTCGACGACTCGACCGTGGTGCTGTCCGGCCACGGCCCCCAGACGACCATCGGCCAGGAGCGCGCCACCAACCCGTACCTGCGGCAGGTGGCGGCCGGCCAGGGAGCCGCAGAGGCTCCCCGACGAGGAATGTGA
- the hisS gene encoding histidine--tRNA ligase codes for MSTFQAPKGTYDLIPPDSAKYLAVREAIAAPLRNSGYGYIETPGFESVELFARGVGESTDIVTKEMYAFETKGGDRLALRPEGTASVLRAALEANLHKAGNLPVKLWYSGSYYRYERPQKGRYRHFSQVGAEAIGAEDPALDAELIILADQAYRSLGLSDFRILLNSLGDKECRPVYRAALQDFLRGLDLDDDTRRRIDINPLRVLDDKRESVQKQLTGAPLLRDYLCDACKAYHEEVRELITAAGVSFEDDPKLVRGLDYYTRTTFEFVHDGLGSQSAVGGGGRYDGLSEMIGGPALPSVGWALGVDRTVLALEAEGVELQLPSSTSVFAVPLGEEARRVLFAKVTELRKVGIAADFSYGHKGLKGAMKNANRSGARYTIVAGERDLAEGVVQLKDMESGEQAAVGVNEIVAELEARLG; via the coding sequence GTGAGCACCTTTCAGGCCCCCAAGGGCACGTACGACCTGATCCCCCCGGACTCCGCCAAGTACCTGGCGGTCCGTGAGGCGATCGCGGCCCCCCTGCGCAACTCCGGCTACGGCTACATCGAGACGCCCGGCTTCGAGAGCGTCGAGCTGTTCGCGCGCGGCGTCGGCGAGTCCACCGACATCGTGACCAAGGAGATGTACGCCTTCGAGACCAAGGGCGGCGACAGGCTCGCCCTGCGCCCCGAGGGCACGGCCTCGGTCCTGCGCGCGGCCCTGGAGGCCAACCTGCACAAGGCGGGCAACCTCCCGGTCAAGCTCTGGTACTCGGGCTCGTACTACCGCTACGAGCGCCCCCAGAAGGGCCGTTACAGGCACTTCTCCCAGGTCGGCGCCGAGGCGATCGGCGCCGAGGACCCGGCGCTGGACGCCGAGTTGATCATCCTGGCCGACCAGGCATACCGCTCGCTGGGCCTGAGCGACTTCCGGATCCTGCTCAACAGCCTGGGCGACAAGGAGTGCCGCCCGGTGTACCGAGCGGCGCTGCAGGACTTCCTGCGCGGCCTGGACCTGGACGACGACACCCGCCGCCGCATCGACATCAACCCGCTGCGCGTCCTCGACGACAAGCGCGAGTCGGTCCAGAAGCAGCTGACCGGCGCCCCGCTCCTGCGCGACTACCTCTGCGACGCCTGCAAGGCGTACCACGAGGAGGTCCGTGAACTGATCACCGCCGCGGGCGTCTCCTTCGAGGACGACCCGAAGCTGGTGCGCGGCCTGGACTACTACACGCGTACGACCTTCGAGTTCGTCCACGACGGTCTCGGCTCCCAGTCCGCGGTGGGCGGCGGTGGCCGCTACGACGGCCTGTCCGAGATGATCGGCGGCCCCGCGCTGCCGTCCGTCGGCTGGGCTCTGGGCGTCGACCGCACGGTGCTCGCCCTGGAGGCGGAGGGCGTGGAACTCCAACTCCCGTCGTCCACCAGCGTGTTCGCGGTGCCGCTCGGCGAGGAGGCGCGCCGCGTCCTGTTCGCCAAGGTCACCGAGTTGCGCAAGGTCGGCATCGCGGCGGACTTCTCCTACGGCCACAAGGGCCTCAAGGGCGCGATGAAGAACGCCAACCGCAGCGGCGCCCGCTACACGATCGTCGCCGGCGAACGTGACCTCGCCGAGGGCGTCGTCCAGCTCAAGGACATGGAGTCCGGTGAGCAGGCTGCCGTCGGCGTCAACGAGATCGTGGCCGAGCTGGAAGCCCGGCTGGGCTGA
- a CDS encoding vitamin K epoxide reductase family protein yields MSKTTVQDVSTEPEPERAEAAPRSAGGSRAFALMLVITGAAGLLAAWVITIDKFKLLEAKVEGKTFTPGCSLNPVVSCGNVMESKQAAAFGFPNPMLGLVAYGIVICVGMSLLGRARFPRWYWLTFNAGCLFGVSFCAWLMFQSLYRINALCLWCSLAWVATIIMFWYVTSFNIRNGFLPAPNWLKSFFGEFTWVLPVLHIGIIGMLVLTRWWDFWTS; encoded by the coding sequence ATGAGCAAGACGACAGTCCAAGACGTCTCCACCGAGCCCGAGCCGGAGCGTGCCGAGGCGGCGCCGCGATCGGCGGGCGGCAGCCGTGCGTTCGCCCTGATGCTGGTGATCACCGGCGCGGCGGGACTGCTTGCCGCGTGGGTCATCACGATCGACAAGTTCAAGCTGCTCGAGGCCAAGGTCGAGGGCAAGACGTTCACCCCTGGCTGCAGCCTGAACCCCGTCGTCTCCTGCGGCAACGTCATGGAGAGCAAGCAGGCCGCCGCCTTCGGGTTCCCCAACCCGATGCTCGGCCTGGTCGCCTACGGCATCGTCATCTGCGTCGGCATGAGCCTGCTCGGCCGCGCCCGCTTCCCGCGCTGGTACTGGCTCACCTTCAACGCGGGCTGCCTGTTCGGTGTGAGCTTCTGCGCCTGGCTGATGTTCCAGTCGCTGTACCGGATCAACGCGCTGTGCCTGTGGTGCTCGCTGGCCTGGGTCGCGACGATCATCATGTTCTGGTACGTGACGTCGTTCAACATCCGCAACGGCTTCCTGCCCGCGCCGAACTGGCTCAAGAGCTTCTTCGGCGAGTTCACCTGGGTCCTGCCCGTCCTGCACATCGGAATCATCGGCATGCTGGTGCTGACCCGCTGGTGGGACTTCTGGACCAGCTGA
- a CDS encoding replication-associated recombination protein A, producing MEPDLFTAAAEERQEKDPAGSPLAVRMRPRTLDEVVGQQHLLKPGSPLRRLVGESGGGPAGPSSVILWGPPGTGKTTLAYVVSKATDKRFVELSAITAGVKEVRAVIDGARRATGGFGKETVLFLDEIHRFSKAQQDSLLPAVENRWVTLIAATTENPYFSVISPLLSRSLLLTLEPLTDDDLRGLLHRALTDERGLKGAVTLPEDTEAHLLRIAGGDARRALTALEAAAGAALDKGETDVGLQTLEETVDRAAVKYDRDGDQHYDVASALIKSIRGSDVDAALHYLARMIEAGEDPRFIARRLMISASEDIGLADPNALPIAVAAAQAVAMIGFPEAALTLSHATIALALAPKSNAATTAIGAALDDVRKGLAGPVPPHLRDGHYKGAAKLGHAQGYVYPHDLAEGIAEQQYAPDALKDREYYTPTRHGAEARYADAVEWTRKHLGRKRS from the coding sequence GTGGAGCCCGACCTGTTCACCGCCGCCGCAGAAGAACGCCAGGAGAAGGACCCCGCCGGCAGTCCCCTGGCGGTGCGCATGCGCCCGCGCACCCTGGACGAGGTGGTGGGCCAGCAGCACCTGCTGAAGCCGGGCTCGCCCCTGCGCAGACTCGTCGGCGAATCCGGCGGCGGCCCCGCCGGGCCCTCCTCGGTGATCCTCTGGGGCCCGCCCGGCACCGGCAAGACCACCCTGGCCTACGTCGTCTCCAAGGCCACCGACAAGCGCTTCGTCGAGCTCTCCGCCATCACCGCCGGGGTGAAGGAGGTCCGCGCGGTCATCGACGGCGCCCGCCGCGCCACCGGCGGCTTCGGCAAGGAGACCGTCCTCTTCCTCGACGAGATCCACCGCTTCAGCAAGGCCCAGCAGGACTCCCTCCTCCCGGCCGTCGAGAACCGCTGGGTGACCCTCATCGCGGCGACCACCGAGAACCCGTACTTCTCGGTCATCTCCCCCCTGCTGTCCCGCTCCCTCCTGCTCACCCTCGAACCCCTCACCGACGACGACCTGCGCGGCCTGCTGCACCGCGCCCTCACCGACGAGCGCGGCCTCAAGGGCGCCGTCACCCTCCCCGAGGACACCGAGGCCCACCTGCTGCGCATCGCCGGCGGCGACGCCCGCCGCGCCCTGACCGCGCTGGAGGCGGCCGCCGGTGCCGCGCTCGACAAGGGCGAGACGGACGTCGGCCTGCAGACCCTGGAGGAGACCGTCGACCGGGCGGCGGTGAAGTACGACCGCGACGGCGACCAGCACTACGACGTGGCCAGCGCCCTCATCAAGTCCATCCGCGGCTCCGACGTGGACGCCGCCCTGCACTACCTGGCCCGCATGATCGAGGCCGGCGAGGACCCCCGCTTCATCGCCCGCCGACTGATGATCTCCGCCAGCGAGGACATCGGCCTCGCCGACCCGAACGCCCTGCCGATCGCGGTAGCCGCCGCCCAGGCCGTCGCCATGATCGGCTTCCCCGAGGCCGCCCTCACCCTCAGCCACGCCACCATCGCCCTCGCGCTGGCCCCCAAGTCCAACGCCGCGACCACCGCGATCGGCGCCGCCCTGGACGACGTACGCAAGGGACTGGCCGGTCCCGTCCCGCCCCACCTGCGCGACGGGCACTACAAGGGCGCCGCCAAGCTGGGGCACGCGCAGGGGTACGTGTATCCGCACGACCTGGCCGAGGGCATCGCCGAGCAGCAGTACGCGCCGGACGCCCTCAAGGACCGCGAGTACTACACCCCGACCCGGCACGGCGCCGAGGCGCGGTACGCGGACGCCGTGGAGTGGACCAGGAAACACCTCGGTCGCAAGCGGTCCTGA
- the rpsD gene encoding 30S ribosomal protein S4 — protein sequence MANQSRPKVKKSRALGIALTPKAVKYFEARPYPPGEHGRGRKQNSDYKVRLLEKQRLRAQYDVSERQLVRAYERASKVQGKTGEALIIELERRLDALVLRSGIARTIYQARQMVVHGHIEVNGQKVDKPSFRVRPDDVVMVRERSREKTLFSIAREGGFAPEGETPRYLQVNLKALAFRLDREPNRKEIPVICDEQLVVEYYAR from the coding sequence GTGGCGAACCAGTCCCGCCCCAAGGTCAAGAAGTCGCGTGCCCTCGGCATCGCGCTGACCCCGAAGGCCGTCAAGTACTTCGAGGCCCGTCCCTACCCGCCGGGTGAGCACGGCCGTGGCCGCAAGCAGAACTCGGACTACAAGGTCCGTCTGCTGGAGAAGCAGCGTCTGCGCGCGCAGTACGACGTGTCCGAGCGTCAGCTCGTCCGCGCCTACGAGCGTGCCTCCAAGGTTCAGGGCAAGACCGGTGAGGCCCTGATCATCGAGCTCGAGCGCCGTCTCGACGCCCTGGTCCTGCGTTCGGGCATCGCCCGCACCATCTACCAGGCCCGTCAGATGGTCGTTCACGGCCACATCGAGGTCAACGGCCAGAAGGTCGACAAGCCGTCGTTCCGTGTCCGTCCCGACGACGTCGTGATGGTTCGCGAGCGCAGCCGCGAGAAGACCCTCTTCTCCATCGCCCGTGAGGGCGGCTTCGCCCCCGAGGGTGAGACCCCGCGCTACCTTCAGGTGAACCTCAAGGCCCTGGCGTTCCGCCTGGACCGTGAGCCGAACCGCAAGGAGATCCCGGTGATCTGCGACGAGCAGCTCGTCGTCGAGTACTACGCCCGTTGA
- a CDS encoding DUF948 domain-containing protein, with protein MHTVSGGEVAGILVAVFWAILVSFLAVALARLAQTLKATTKLVADVTDQAVPLLAEASTAVRSAQTQIDRVDAIASDVQEVTSNASALSTTVASTFGGPLVKVAAFGYGVRRALGGRKDDAPAKAPRRTVIVGRTVSATRRDKRNLRGKRD; from the coding sequence GTGCACACAGTGTCCGGTGGAGAGGTTGCCGGGATCCTGGTGGCCGTGTTCTGGGCGATCCTGGTCTCCTTCCTCGCCGTCGCGCTGGCGAGGCTGGCCCAGACGCTCAAGGCAACCACCAAGCTCGTCGCGGACGTGACCGACCAGGCCGTCCCACTCCTGGCAGAGGCCTCCACGGCGGTGCGCTCCGCGCAGACCCAGATCGACCGGGTCGACGCGATCGCCTCCGACGTCCAGGAGGTCACGTCGAACGCCTCCGCCCTGTCGACCACCGTCGCCTCCACCTTCGGCGGCCCCCTGGTCAAGGTCGCGGCCTTCGGCTACGGCGTGCGCCGGGCGCTCGGGGGCCGCAAGGACGACGCGCCCGCCAAGGCGCCCCGACGCACCGTGATCGTGGGCCGCACGGTCTCGGCCACGCGACGGGACAAGCGAAACCTCCGCGGAAAGAGGGACTGA